In a genomic window of Canis lupus familiaris isolate Mischka breed German Shepherd chromosome 13, alternate assembly UU_Cfam_GSD_1.0, whole genome shotgun sequence:
- the AASDH gene encoding beta-alanine-activating enzyme isoform X3 translates to MTVPLGTMRATGDLVMVKDGEMFFLGRKDSQIKRHGKRLNIELVQQVAEGLQQVESCAVTWYNQEKLILFMVSKNDLVKEYIFKELQKHLPSHAIPDELVLIDSLPFTSHGKIDVSELNKIYLNLKPECKLNGKEELWEKLQYLWKSILNLSEDPLKVSDESLFLNSGGDSLKSIRLLNEIEKLVGTSVPGLLEIILSSSILEIYNHVLQTVFPDEDLVFSKNYATKRKFSDIYQEETSGKSLHQKSVMTLNYDNELTAFTTVSRGSQILSLNSKFLTKLGLCSSAQSSDLISQTNIQNVKSLNPPALIGKSKDPSCTAKVSEEGTYGTAAKKMELHVRWRSDTGKCVDASPLVVIPAVDESSATVYIGSHSHRMMALDLYSGKVKWEQILEDRIESSACISKCGNFIVVGCYNGLVYVLKSNSGEKYWMFSTEDAVKSSATMDPTTGLLYIGSHDQHSYALDIYKKKCVWKSQCGGTVFSSPCLSLIPHHLYVATLGGLLLAINPATGNRVWKHSCGKPLFSSPRCCLQYVCIGCVDGNLLCFTHSGEQVWQFSTSEPIFSSPCTSASEQEIFFGSHDCFIYCCNMKGHLQWKFETTSQVYATPFAFHYQEGGDEMLLAAASTDGKLWILESKSGRLQSVYELPGEVFSSPVVWESMLIIGCRNNYVYCLDLLGGYQI, encoded by the exons ATGACAGTACCACTTGGCACAATGCGAGCCACAGGAGACTTGGTGATGGTGAAAGATGGAGAGATGTTTTTCTTGGGACGAAAGGACAGTCAAATAAAACGACATGGCAAACGTCTTAACATTGAACTTGTGCAACAG GTTGCTGAAGGACTTCAGCAAGTGGAGTCTTGTGCAGTTACATGGTATAATCAGGAAAAATTAATTCTGTTCATGGTGTCCAAAAATGACTTAGTAAAGGAATACATCTTTAAAGAACTGCAGAAACATCTTCCAAGTCATGCAATCCCAGATGAACTGGTGTTGATTGATTCTCTACCATTTACATCTCATG gcAAAATTGATGTTTCAGAGTTAAACAAGATATATTTAAACTTGAAGCCTGAGTGCAAACTCAATGGAAAAGAGGAACTTTGGGAAAAATTACAGTATTTGTGGAAG tCTATTCTGAATCTCTCCGAAGATCCTTTGAAGGTTTCTGACGAGTCACTCTTCTTAAATAGTGGTGGAGATTCCTTAAAGTCCATACGGCTCCTCAATGAGATTGAAAAACTAGTTGGCACATCAGTACCTGGGCTTCTGGAAATTATTCTTAGCAGTTCCATTTTAGAGATTTACAATCATGTCCTTCAAACAGTGTTTCCAGATGAAGATCTGGTATTTAGCAAGAATTATgccacaaaaagaaaattcagcgACATTTATCAAGAAGAAACCAGTGGAAAATCTTTACATCAGAAATCTGTCATGACTTTAAACTATGACAATGAGCTAACTGCTTTTACTACAGTGAGCAGAGGGAGTCAGATTTTGTCACTGAACAGTAAGTTTTTAACTAAGTTAGGACTTTGCTCTTCAGCCCAATCTTCTGATTTAATTTCACAGACTAATATTCAAAATGTGAAAAGCTTAAATCCTCCAGCTCTTATTGGGAAGTCAAAAGATCCATCCTGTACTGCAAAAGTTTCTGAAGAGGGAACATATGGGACAGCAGCCAAGAAAATGGAGCTACATGTGAGGTGGAGGTCAGACACAGGCAAATGTGTGGATGCTTCACCTCTAGTTGTAATCCCAGCTGTTGATGAGTCGTCTGCAACTGTGTACATTGGCTCCCATTCTCATAGAATGATGGCACTTGACCTTTACTCTGGGAAGGTGAAATGGGAACAGATTTTGGAAGATCGAATTGAATCTTCAGCGTGTATATCTAAGTGTGGAAACTTTATTGTAGTGG GCTGTTATAATGGATTAGTTTATGTTCTGAAAAGTAATAGTGGAGAAAAATACTGGATGTTTAGTACTGAGGATGCTGTCAAAAGCTCAGCAACCATGGATCCAACCACAGGACTCCTTTACATTGGATCTCATGACCAGCATTCATATGCTTTGGATATTTAT AAAAAGAAGTGTGTTTGGAAGTCACAATGTGGAGGAactgtcttttcttccccttgTTTGAGCCTGATTCCACATCATTTATATGTGGCTACACTGGGAGGACTGTTACTGGCTATAAATCCT GCCACTGGGAACAGAGTTTGGAAACATTCCTGTGGAAAAcccctcttttcttctccacGGTGTTGCCTACAGTATGTTTGTATTGGCTGCGTGGATGGGAACCTACTCTGCTTTACCCACTCTGGAGAACAG GTTTGGCAGTTCTCTACCAGCGAACCAATCTTTTCATCCCCATGTACCTCAGCATCAgagcaagaaatattttttggttcCCATGATTGCTTTATCTACTGTTGTAATATGAAAGGTCACCTCCAGTGGAAATTTGAAACTACTTCACAGGTGTATGCAACACCATTTGCTTTCCATTACCAAGAAGGTGGTGATGAAATGTTGCTGGCAGCAGCATCTACTGATGGGAAACTGTGGATCTTGGAATCTAAGAGTGGACGATTGCAAAGTGTGTATGAACTTCCTGGGGaagttttctcttctcctgtGGTCTGGGAATCAATGCTTATTATTGGATGtagaaataattatgtttattgtCTGGATTTATTGGGTGGCTATCAAATATAA